The sequence below is a genomic window from Neomicrococcus aestuarii.
CGGAATCTTCAAGGCGCTCAAGCGTCAGGGTGAGGACGTTTATCCTGTGACGCGCCCTGGTTTCCCAGAGGATGCTCGGACGCTCGATGCTGATCTGCCGGTTCCCCCCGCGGACACTCTGGACGAGATCACGTATCACCGTCTCGCTCCCGTTGTCCCACGTGAGCTGGGCGAGGCTCAGTACATGCGGGCGTGCATCGAGCGCTACAAAGAGGTACTGGTTGAGGCAAACGCGTCTGCTCTGCACGTGCGTTCGACCTTCCTCATTGCCGTTCCTGCCATCATTGCAGCGCGCGAGCTGGGGCTACGAACGGTGTATGAAGTCTCCGGTTTGTGGGAACTCGTGTATGAGGCCCGCGAACGTGAAGGCGCCCTGAATGGCCGCACGAACTTCGCGACGTTCTTTGAAAAGACTGCGGTTGATTTCGCTGATCTGGTCATCACCATGAATTACTCCATGATGGATGTGCTTGAGAGCCGCGGCGGGGATCGTTCCAAGATGCGCTTGGCCCCGAACGCCGTAGATATTTCTCAGTTCCAAAGTACGACGACGCCTGCTAGCGATTCCGGCAACCCTGCGGATTCTGCGGCTGCAGTTTCGGCTGCGACAGATTCAGTGGGCACTGATCCGGCGGTTCCGGAGAAGACGACGCTCGGGTATATCGGTTCTGTGGTGGATTACGAGGGCCTCGAGGACCTTGCTGCCGCCGTGGCACTGCTGAAGGAACGCCGTGATGACTTCTCCGTTGTCATTGTGGGTGATGGCCTTGCACTGCCTAGCCTGCAGCAAGCCATCAAGCGCTTCGGCGTGAAGGATCTGATCTCTACCCCGGGGCGCGTTCCGCACTCCGAGGTCAAGGCGATCTATGATTCGATGCAGATCATGGTGTATCCACGTCGTTCCACTCCGGCAACAGACGTGGTGACGCCGCTGAAGCCGTTTGAGGCTCTCGCCACCGGAAAAGCTGTCATCGTCAGCGATGTTCCTCCGCTGAAGGAGATCGCCGGCGAGAATGAGCGCGCCTTGGTCTTCCCGACCGGCGATGCTCGCGCTCTTGCTGAGGCTCTTGAACAGCTGATCGATAGCCCTGAGCGACGCGCTCAGCTGGGCGAGACTGGCCGTGATTGGGTGACGCGGGAGCGTGACTGGTCAACGGTGGTGCGCACGTTCACGGACGCTTACGATGAGCTGCGACAGCAGCCCGCAAACTAGCGAACCTCGAACTAGCCAACGTCTAACCAGCTAGCTTCCAACCAGCTAGCTCGAAATCGGCAATCCCCTGAAGAACCTAGCTTTGTTTCGTGAGTCGCTTTGCTAGGTTCTTCACGCGTTGGGGAGCCGTCGTTATCGGGCGCACGGCTTCGATAGCGTGATGCTTCCACGGGATCTTTCGCTCGCGAAGCTCTTTGAGTTCGGCTTGGAGTTCACGTTGCTGCCGTTGCGCAGAGTCGAGCTCTTTCTCCAGGTATTCTTGGCGCTTCTTCGCGCGGGCAAAACTACCTTCGAACGCTGAGATGCGTTGCGATTTCTTCTCGACGGATACTTCCAAGCCGGCGATCACCGAAGCTTGTGAGCGTAGCTTCTGGGCCGCTGCAAAAAGGGCAGCTGCGAAGGCTTGGTCCATTTCCTCGGCGGCACTCACTGTCATAGATTCACCGGGTTCTACCCCGGCGAACCGCTGAGCGTTTTGTCTCGCAGTACCAGAACCGAAGAGGACGGTGAGCTCATGATCAATAACAGTATCCAGCGAACACGTCTCTCGGATATTCTCCGCGGCGGTCGAGGATAGTCGCATGAAGAGGTTCTGATCCTCGGCCAGCCTCAAGAGGGCACTGGCCAAGGCATCTGCGTCCTCGCTGGGAACGAGCAGGCCGTCTACCTCATGGTGAATGAACTCGGATACCGCAGCGACATCGTTCGCAATCGGAACCAGACCGGAGGACATTGCTTCGCAGCGGGAGACGCCTTGACTGTCGATTCGACCGGGCGCCAAGAAGATCCCGTGGCGGGAGTGCTCGGTGGCGATCTCCTCTGGTGTGAGGAACGCTTGGCGTAGCGTCACTTGTGGGAATGAACGCAGTTCACTCAGTGTGGACTCGAACTGCTCACCATCGCCGATGATGGTGAAGTGAAAGCGTGAAGAGTCTTTGGTCAGTACCTTCTTGATGGCTGACACCAAGAGGTCGTT
It includes:
- a CDS encoding glycosyltransferase family 4 protein; protein product: MGKSVTVITNKYPSAESRYQNAFVHTRVLAYQKCGVDVRVIVIDPAASEPAETTFEGVSVTHASSESAGTIIRLVNPSAVAIHFVSQGWFNTLRPELVGRKVFIWMHGFEVEAWYRRWFNTDLIPEKINKLLVRRRAAFKNRKQFLQELAIDDQLDIGFITVSKHFRDHVVAPDTGIPPEAVAVIPNPIQTDLFTYQPKTEEQRFQVLTIRPFTSAAYGNDLLVSAIKKVLTKDSSRFHFTIIGDGEQFESTLSELRSFPQVTLRQAFLTPEEIATEHSRHGIFLAPGRIDSQGVSRCEAMSSGLVPIANDVAAVSEFIHHEVDGLLVPSEDADALASALLRLAEDQNLFMRLSSTAAENIRETCSLDTVIDHELTVLFGSGTARQNAQRFAGVEPGESMTVSAAEEMDQAFAAALFAAAQKLRSQASVIAGLEVSVEKKSQRISAFEGSFARAKKRQEYLEKELDSAQRQQRELQAELKELRERKIPWKHHAIEAVRPITTAPQRVKNLAKRLTKQS